A segment of the Candidatus Poribacteria bacterium genome:
GAAAGATAACGTAAGAATTGCCAAGAAGATGGAGTAGGAATTTCTTCCGAAACAATTTCCGATCAATCAATTTCTTTATTAGTTATCAGTTATCAGTTGCCAGTTGTTAGTTAAGAGGTGTCTGATGTAATCAAGATCTCTTTAACTGATAACCGATAACCGATAACTGACAACTGTTCCTCAATACGGTTTTCCGAGAAGCTCGAATGTAACACTTTGTGCGGCTGCCCCGCGCATCTGGGTGGAGGTCTGATTGCTTGCAATGGCGCGGATACGGTGGTTTGCGATCCCAAAATCTCTCAGGGATTGTGCGGCTGCCTCAGCACGTTGTAAGGCGAGCACCCGATTTGCCGCGGGATCCCCCTCCTGACGTGTATGTCCTACGACTCTGAGATAGTACTGTGGAAACGATTTCAGGTTTGCTGCAAGTTCTTGCAGTGCACGTTTACTACCTGGGAGGATCCGGGCGTTCCCTCTTCCGAATTGGATGGGGTCTACTTTCATGGCTGCAACGGGCGCGAGCGCGTTCCAGTTGGCATCGGAAAGTGGGTTCAATGCGGCTTCTTCTCGAACTTGTTCCATAGGGGTGGAGCCAACAAAAATGCCGTCTAATCCATCATTACCGCTTGCGTTCAACATGCCCGGATGGAATTTATCGTGGTGGAGTGAGCGCAAAATACCCTCAAAGAAGAGCTGCTCATAATTTCCTGACACCGGATCGGCAGAGATTGAATTCGTCTGCACCAGTACCTGTGTAATTTTAGCGATCATCGCTTCGAGCCTCTCGGTACCTTTTGCCTCTGTTGAGGGAATTATGCCGAAATGCGCGTAGTTCTCAACCGT
Coding sequences within it:
- a CDS encoding phosphate ABC transporter substrate-binding/OmpA family protein; its protein translation is PDSPSETLARIMINKMSLPSLPTAWAVETNGAEDAYKQLKSADPDEPHAYVIWEPYVTKALAIEGVHLLLDSSKLKGYIVDVLVVQRSFLDSQRELVTPVVQAYLRANYDYNNQPDGLASLIQADAKRYGDSLTRNETDKLVKGIEWRNTVENYAHFGIIPSTEAKGTERLEAMIAKITQVLVQTNSISADPVSGNYEQLFFEGILRSLHHDKFHPGMLNASGNDGLDGIFVGSTPMEQVREEAALNPLSDANWNALAPVAAMKVDPIQFGRGNARILPGSKRALQELAANLKSFPQYYLRVVGHTRQEGDPAANRVLALQRAEAAAQSLRDFGIANHRIRAIASNQTSTQMRGAAAQSVTFELLGKPY